The genomic DNA TCTTTGCGGCACAAAAAAATAAGCTGCCGGGAGCCGAACTTTCATGGTTTAATGATATTCGCCAATCGTCAATGGCTAAGTTTGTTGAAGTCGGGCTTCCCGGGCCAAGGGTTGAGGAATGGAAATATACGAACCTAACGCCGTTAAAATCAGAGATTTATGAAACTGCTGATAATGAGACATCAATACCAGCCGATATTTGGGCAGATTTGACAGTGCTGGCAGAAGCCGGTTTAAAAGTTGTTTTCATTAATGGATATTTTAACGAAGCGTATTCAAAAATTGATAGTCAAAGCGGCATAACATTAAAAAGTCTCCCTGATTTTTTTAAGTCGGACCAAAATACGGCGCAGGCTTTGTTATCATCACTTGATAGCCAAAACAGCCTAGAGCATTTAAACACAGCCCTTATGACAGGCGGTTATGTTCTTCAGGTGGAAGAAAATGTCAAGTTGGCTGAGCCAATTGAAATTTTTCATATTGCAACCAGAGACGCTAATGCCAAAGCATTGAGAACTAAGTGTTATATAGAAATGAAATCTGAGGCTTCCGCTTGTGTGATTGAGCATTTTTCCAGCCCCGATGAACTTGATTTCTGGCGCGACAATGTGACCCATGCCCGACTTTTAAATGGATCATCACTTAGCGTTTATACGTTTCAATGTGAAGGTGACGCGGCCATACATATGAACCGGACCTTTGTCGATCTGGAAGAAGACGCAGAATTTAAACATCATTCATTGAATATTGGCGGCAAGATCAGCCGAACCGAAATTAAGCCAACTTTAAATGGATTGATGGCCAAAACCAATCTTCGAGGGGCATTTTTGGGGCGTGATGGAAATTCCCATGATGTCTTTACCCATATGAAACATATGGTACCACAAGGCATAAGTGAGCAGGTGTATCGTGGTGTCCTGGAAAAAGGCGGAAAGTCGGCTTTTCAGGGAAAAGTATATGTTGCCAAGGATGCGCAGCTGACAAATGCGGACCAGTCCAATAAAAACCTGCTGCTTGACCGCGGGGCAGAAGCCAACAGTAAACCGGAGCTGCTTATTTATGCGGATGATGTAAAATGCTCGCATGGTGCGACTGTTGGGGAGCTTGATGAGCAAGCCTTATTCTATCTTGAATCTCGCGGGCTCGACAAAAATGCGGCTAAAGCTCTTCTGGTTGAAGCATTCATTTCGGAGGTTTTTGAAGAAATTGATTTGGAGGCCGTCAAAGACAGATATCTAGATCTGGCTCGAAAATGGTTGAAGAGGGGATAACCAATTATGTCTGCTCCCCGGAATAATTATAATATAGATGAGATCAGAAAAGATTTTCCAATTTTTAATCAGAAAATCTATGGAAAACCACTGACATTTCTTGACAGTGCGGCAAGTGCACAAAAACCGCAGTGCGTAATCGATGCGGTGAATGATTGTTATTCCAATGAATATTCAAATATTCATCGTGGCGGCTATTTTTTATCACAAACCCTTACCGCCAAATATGAGGCGGCTCGCGAAAAAATAGCCGGCCATATCGGGGCAAAGTCGTCTAAGGAAATTATATTTGTCCGTGGGGCGACAGAGGCCATAAATCTGGTTGCTCAGTCCTGGGGACGAAAGTTTCTTATGTCCGGCGATGAAATTATCTTAAGTCAGATGGAGCACCATTCAAATATTGTGCCGTGGCAAATCTTGAGAGACGAAAAAGACCTGACAATTACGGTCAGTCCGATAGATCAGAAAGGAAATTTCCTTCTTGAGGAATTTGAAAAGAAATTGTCTGAAAAAACCAAACTGGTGGCCATAACCCATATTTCAAATGCTCTGGGAACTATTACACCGATCAGACAAATCATTAAGTTGGCTCATAATGTTGGCGCCAAAGTACTTGTTGACGGGTGTCAGGCTCTACCACATAAAAGTGTTGATGTTGTCGACATTGACGCGGATTTTTATGTCTTTTCCGGCCATAAAATATATGGTCCGACCGGGGTTGGTGTGCTTTACGGCAAACAGGCCCTGCTTGACGTCATGCCACCATATCAGGGTGGCGGCGATATGATCCGCAGTGTGACATTTGAGAAGACGACTTTTAATGAACTGCCGCATAAATTTGAAGCGGGAACACCGCATATTGTCGGTGGTATCGGTCTTGCGGTAGCATTGGATTATGTTACCGGTTTGGGCTTTGATAATATTCATCAGCATGAACAGAAGCTGCTTGACTATGCGCTTGAAAAAATTAAAGACGTAGAAGGAATTGAGCTTCGCGGTCGGGCAGATGACTTGGCGGGTATAGTATCCTTCACAATGAAATCGGCTCATCCCCATGATATTGGGACAATATTGGATCAGGATGGTATCGCTATTCGCACGGGCCATCACTGTGCGCAGCCGGTGATGGATTTTATGGATATTCCGGCAACGGCAAGGGCATCATTTGGACTTTATAATACTATTGAAGATGTTGACCGGTTTATTGACGGCCTTCATAAAGTAAACAGAATTTTTGCATAATCGAGGAAGACAACATGAGCTTTTTAGATGGATTTTTAAATCAGCAGCCCAAAGAAGAAGACGGGAAAAAGTCGTCTGAAACAAATTCCGGCAACCGGGGTGAGCCCATAAGTGCTGAGCAAAAAAGGAATTTACAGAATCTGGCGGCCGAAAAACTTCGTGAAATTTATGATCCTGAAATCCCGGTGAATATTTATGAATTGGGTCTAATTTACGATATCGATGTTGATGATTATGCCGATATCGTCATCACCATGACATTGACGTCTCCTCATTGTCCAGTTGCGGAATCCATGCCGGGGGAAGTGGAATATCGTGTTCGTGAAATTGAAGGTGTTGGTGATGTTAAAGTTGCTCTTGTCTGGGAGCCACCATGGGATATGTCAATGATGTCGGAAGCGGCCCGCCTTGAAATGGGCTTTATGTAATTATAGGGCAGAAATCCGCGCTTCAAGTCTTTCAAAAAGCTCCGGTACCGTATTCAGATGCTCTTTTTCGGCTTCTAGGATAGTTTTAAAGGCGCGCTTTTTAAGTTCAGTTAAATTAAACTTATTCGCAACGCCTTCAGCGGTTGCCTGCCTGTAAAGCAGATCAATCAGCCGCTCGGCACCATTCAGTCGGCCCCATAAATAATCATTTTCCCTGTCTTCTCTGCTGAAAAATGCACCAAAGCTTCTCATGGCAGTTCCTTTCAGGGGCATTTCAAGTGGATCAGATTTTAAAACAAGATCATCATTGGGACTGATACGGTTAACCAGAATCTCATCAAATTCCCCGATCGACTTTGATCCCATGATTGAAAAAGTAATAACGTCCCAGAACGCGAAACCAAGATAGCTGGTAATGAGATTATTTTTAAAATCATCGTCCCAGGCTTTATTCAGCTGACCGACAACAAGTTTATCTGTTTTCTTTCGTATATTATCAAGATTAATAGCCTGACATACGGTTTGAAGAATATTATCAACATCCTGATCATGTTTATCCAGATGCTCAAGATTCCGGCTACAGGTCATATCATCAGTGAATGGAAAATCCGTTATTCTCAAAATTGAGTTTCTTATCGTGGAAATTTGTTTTTCATTAAGTTTTTCCAGAGACCCCAAAAGTTTAAGTTCCTCAAGAATTTGATATAATGACATTTTAAAATCATCAAGCTCATTGACTTGGTCCCGATATTCAGAATACTGGCTGTTAAGGTCCTGAATAAGGAACTGGAGTCTTCGTCTTTGATAGTTTACATCGAAATTAATTATAAAGCTGACCCAGGTTGGTAATGTTTCCAGCCCTTTTGGTCTTTTTATAAATGAAGTCGTCCATTGAAACAGTCCGGTTTTCTGAACACTTCCATGTTCTCCAAAAAGTAGACTTTCACCCAAGTTGTCTTTTAATATCCAGCACTGAAACATTGAAAAAATTCGCCGTCTTTCTTTGCTACCTGGTGCAAAGTCACAAATATCACCCAGTCGTTCGGTAATATCGGCAACCGTGCTGCGGATTTTCAGCCTTGCATAAGCCTCATATGAATAACCTGCCTCGGTAACAGCACGGGCACTTGCAAGGTTTCTCCATTCAGCCAACTGTTTTGCAGTAGTTGTTTTTTTTAATTTCTTTGGCGAAACGTCATATACTAATTTCTGGATGCTTGGTTTTACGGACTCAACCACGGATTTAATGGTAATAACTTTCTGGTTATGATTATAGATTTCCTGCAAATCGTCATGCATTGGCTCGTTCATCGGAATATCCGACATGGCTCCTTTAAGGGTATTGAGCATTGCTGGTGGAGCACCGGTTGCCTTCGCTTTAAGTTTCTCGGGATTAGGATCAATATAGATAATCCGGCGACTGACTTCACGAAAGGCGGGCCGGTCATGTATGGCTGAGATTGCCTTATCGAAAGGTTTATTATTAAGAATGCTTCCATCAATAAAGGATGTCAGTTCAGGATTAACGCCAGCACGTGCATATTCTTTGAAATTATTTTTTATAAAGTCGTCCTTATTTTCCCAGGGTAGATCAAGTTTTTTAAAAAATCTTTCAGTTTCCCTCAATTGAGCTGGTGGAAAAGCCCCCGGAAAACAGGACGTTGCCCGTGCGGCAAAACTAAGGGACGGCAAATCATGATCATCAAAATCACTTTCAATGAAGGCATCCTGATCAGCCGTGGCTTTCTTGAAATAACTGAATTTCAACGTATGCCGATGTTCAAGTTCGGTAATAACAGGTGGATCATTTAGAAGGATTGGTCTTTTATAACCGTAAAAATCCGTCAGTGTGACAAAAAGCTCCAGTTTATGGCCGCGGGGAAGCAAGGAATGATAATTTACTCTACCCATTGCCTTAAGACCGTTATAAACAAGCTTTAGCAAATGTTCCCCGTCAAAAGGTGGTTTTAGATCCCAGATATTAAGGAGTGCGGGTAATTTTTCTTTTACTTTCGAACTTAAATTCCCTTTCCCCAGAAATTTACCGCTTAATATATTAATAAGCGGAATGGTGATGAGTTTATCTAGTTTGCTCGCCCGTTTCTTTTCACCTTTTAAGTTGTCAACATCTGCCTCAATAAGCCAGTGATACCGCAAATGATCAAAATTTAAATCATGGGCAATTGCTCGGCTAAGAAAAACACTGTTCATTCCTCCGGCGGAGGCGCCGGCAATAGTGTCGATAATAACCCTGAGATCAAGCTCAGGCGCAAAACTCTTCAATATATCAAAATAGACAAGTTCGGTATCAGGGATATCGGTTACATTCTTATTGGGGTAAATATATTTATTTCTTGTAATATCGTTCGGATCGGCACTGACATGTATTGCTTTTGAGGCGCGAGCGAGTTTTAGAATTTCCTTACTGACACCATGAATATAAATTGCCAGCGATACGCCGCCAAAACAAACCAGTGCCAGTCTAAGTTCCTTTTCTTTCATCTGATTTTCTTATCCACCTTAGGCGGATACTCTTTAAAGGGAGAAATTAATAATTCCATCACATTGAGTGGTTCATTAAAGCCAAATTCACGGAGCCCCTGCCTTAATTCTTTATAGTCCTGCGTTGGTTTATCAATATAAGTGGAAAGATCCTGTCCCAAAGGGATAAATTAAACCCATAATTGCTGTTGGTTTCAAATGACAGTTCGGAATGATGAATCCAGTGAACTTCCGGTGTGATGATAATTCGGCGAAGAGGTCTTTCAATAATTTCCGGAAGCTTGATATTGCTGTGGTTAAAGATGGCAAGGCCATTCAAAAGAATTTCAAATAGGATCACCGCCGCAACGGGTATTCCCATGATCAGAATGAATCCCATTTTAATCAGCATTGAAATGACAATCTCGATTGGGTGAAACCTTAAAGCGGAAGTGGCATCAAGCCCCAGTTCTGTATGATGCATGCGATGGAACCGCCATAACAGGGGAACCTTATGCATCATGACATGTTGAGTATAAATAAGCAGATCAAGAAATATTAAGGATATAATAAAGCTGATCCAGTAAGGAGCATATATTATATTAAAAAGCCCATAACCGTTTTCATCAGCAAATTTGGCAACACCGGCGGCAAGAAGAGGGAATAATATTTTGAGTGTCAGATTATCGAGCAGGACGATTGCAAGATTGGTAAACCATTGATTTGGGCGGCTTAATCGTCGCTTGGCCAGGGGGATTAATAATTCCAGACCACTTAATAAAACCAGGATGCCTAAAAATACACTGACTCTTATGACCTGTTCATGTTCAACCAGAAAATTCATAAATAATATATATCCTTAAAAATCCGAGGCGATGCCCTTATTTTCCCAGTCCCCATATCGGACAGGGTCCGGACCCTCACGTCCGCCCAGTTCTTTTGCAGGCGGGTCTGACTTTTCTTTGTTATGACTTTTATTTTCAGTTGTCTTTTTAGGCACAACTTTATTTTCCGTCATTCTAAACTCCAAAATAAATTACATTTAAATAGGCAAAAATAATTTGCTAAACATACACCAATGTTTGTTAAAATGAAATCAACTCCTTTATCAAAATGCATCACAATTAAAATCTATTTCTTGGCAAATGCTAAACACTATGATACTGCCCGGTTGAAAAGCGGAAAATATAAATGACCAGTGATATTAAAAGCAGGGTTGCGGCCTTAAATATAATCAAGAAAGTCCTTGATGAGGGGGCGACGCTTGAAGGTGCAATTGATAAATTCTCCAACACATTTTCTGCTCGCGACAGGGGATTTGTCCGCCATATTACCGCAATGACAATAAGACGTCTTGGACAACTTGATAAAATAATAAACCATTGTACTAAAAAGAAATTAGGCAATACACAAATGCAGGTACGCCATGTTCTCAGATTGGGAATAGCTCAACTTTTATATTCAGACGTTCCGGCATATGCGGCGGTCAACAGCTCTGTGCAGCTGGTTGAAAAATGCGTGTCCAGAAAACTTCATTATTTGAAAAACACAGTAAATGCAATTCTGCGCCGGGTAGAACAGGACCGTGAAGTGCTTTTGAAAAAATTTGGCAATACGCGACTTAATTTTCCAGCCTGGCTATTAAAAAGCTGGGATGAGCAATATGGATCGGCAGTAGTTAAAAATATCCTTAGCGCTGTGCTTTCTGAAGCTCCGCTTGATATTAGCCTGAAACCGAATTGCGACCAGAATTTCTGGGCTGCCCAACTTGGCGGCAAAGTTGTCCCGGGAGGCAGTATCAGAATATATAAAGCGGGTAAAATAACCGAACTGCCGGGTTATAATGAGGGACATTGGTGGGTACAGGATATGGCGGCCCGTATTCCGGCAACCCTGCTGGGGGCACATGCGGGCGATAAGGTGCTTGATCTTTGTGCCGCCCCTGGCGGCAAAACGGCCCAGTCGGCAGCAATGGGAGCAATTGTAACCGCGGTTGATTTTTCAGAAAGTCGTCTTGAGCGCTTAAAAGAAAATTTTGACCGGTTAACCCTTCAGGTTGACGTTGTGACGTCAGATGTGCTTACCTATAACCCATTGAAAAAATTTGACTTTATTTTGCTGGATGCTCCATGCTCCTCTACAGGAACCATTCGCCGCCATCCTGAAATACTGCATACTAGAAAACAGGATGATGTTTCAGAACTGGCAAATTTGCAGACAAAGATGCTTGATCATGCGGCTTCCTTACTCAATAAAGGTGGAATATTGATTTATTCAGTCTGTTCCATGGAAAAACAGGAAGGGCCAGATCAGATTAAAGCTTTACTGCAGCGGGACAGCTCGTTAAAACGAAAAGAGATTGTAGCAGACGAATTGCCAGGGCTTGAACAGGCAGTTCTTGAAAGCGGAGATGTCCAGACGCTTCCACATTATTATGAAGGTGGCATGGATGGCTTTTTTGTTTCCAGACTGATTAAGACGTGACTTTTAACAATATAAGGACCAAGTATGGCATCAAATATTAAAATAGCACCGTCCATATTATCGGCTGACTTTGCCAGACTTGGACAGGAAGTCGAGGTAATTACCGAAGCGGGAGCAGATTATATCCATGTTGATGTAATGGACGGGCATTTCGTGCCGAACATCACCATTGGCCCGGATGTGGTCAAGGCGATCCGTCCTCATAGCAATAAAATTTTTGATGTTCACCTGATGATTGAGCCAGTTGATCCCTATATTAATGCATTTTCGGATGCCGGGGCTGATATCATAACCATCCATGCCGAGGCAACGCCACATTTTCACCGTACTTTACAATTAATCAGGTCATTAGGAAAAAAAGCGGGGATATCCTTAAATCCGGGCACCCCTGTGGACATGATAGAAAATGTAATGGATTTGGTGGATCTTATATTGATAATGAGCGTTAATCCCGGATTTGGGGGACAGAAATTTATACCATCTTCCCTTCAGAAAATAAGTAAAGTTCGGGCAATGATCGAAAAAGAAGGTAGGCATATTGATCTTCAGGTTGATGGAGGAATTAATATCGAGACGGCACAGAAAGTAATAGATGCCGGCGCGGATGTTCTGGTGGCGGGAACTGCCACATTTACCGGCGGTCCTGAAAAATATGCTGAAAATATAAGAGCATTAAGAGGAAATTAGAACTATTAGGGACGAACAGGCTTATCACTAAACCTGAGTATGAATTTATGGTAAGGTTGGTCAACAGGCGCATATCCAGACGGAGATAAAAACTTAAATGGCCCAGCTTCGCCGAAAACCAGTCTCTTCTTCGGGTTCGAAGATGCAAAACCCTATTGCCAAAGCGCTTAGCAAGGCAAGACACAGCAGTTTTTATCATGATTTAAGTTTAAGAGGTGAAAATCCGCTTCGTCTTCTTGGTACGCCAAAAGATATCTGGTCTGGTTCCGTTACCGCTGGAACCCAGATTGTCAGCGGTAAAATTATTGCAGGCGGACATGTCCTTAAAAACCCTGATAATGCACAAAATTTGTGGTCCGGGGGAGAAATATGGAAAGCGTCAAACTTAAGTGAAAGTTGGCTTGAATATCTTCACTCTTTTTGCTGGCTAAAGGATTTAAATCAGGCGGTTGACCGTGATGGTGCCAAAAGAAGAGCGGAAAAGCTGATAGAAAGCTGGATAGATCAGAATACGCAGTGGGGGGAAATTTCATGGCGTGTTGATATTGTGGGGGAGCGAATTTCAAACTGGCTCATTTATACACCCCTAATTCTGGATACAGATGATGTTATCTACAGGGGCAGGGTATTGGATATTATGGCCCGAAGCGCCCGCCATCTTATGAAATTATCATCTGATCTTCCG from Emcibacteraceae bacterium includes the following:
- the sufD gene encoding Fe-S cluster assembly protein SufD, which codes for MTEKNHFDGLNYENVFAAQKNKLPGAELSWFNDIRQSSMAKFVEVGLPGPRVEEWKYTNLTPLKSEIYETADNETSIPADIWADLTVLAEAGLKVVFINGYFNEAYSKIDSQSGITLKSLPDFFKSDQNTAQALLSSLDSQNSLEHLNTALMTGGYVLQVEENVKLAEPIEIFHIATRDANAKALRTKCYIEMKSEASACVIEHFSSPDELDFWRDNVTHARLLNGSSLSVYTFQCEGDAAIHMNRTFVDLEEDAEFKHHSLNIGGKISRTEIKPTLNGLMAKTNLRGAFLGRDGNSHDVFTHMKHMVPQGISEQVYRGVLEKGGKSAFQGKVYVAKDAQLTNADQSNKNLLLDRGAEANSKPELLIYADDVKCSHGATVGELDEQALFYLESRGLDKNAAKALLVEAFISEVFEEIDLEAVKDRYLDLARKWLKRG
- a CDS encoding cysteine desulfurase, translated to MSAPRNNYNIDEIRKDFPIFNQKIYGKPLTFLDSAASAQKPQCVIDAVNDCYSNEYSNIHRGGYFLSQTLTAKYEAAREKIAGHIGAKSSKEIIFVRGATEAINLVAQSWGRKFLMSGDEIILSQMEHHSNIVPWQILRDEKDLTITVSPIDQKGNFLLEEFEKKLSEKTKLVAITHISNALGTITPIRQIIKLAHNVGAKVLVDGCQALPHKSVDVVDIDADFYVFSGHKIYGPTGVGVLYGKQALLDVMPPYQGGGDMIRSVTFEKTTFNELPHKFEAGTPHIVGGIGLAVALDYVTGLGFDNIHQHEQKLLDYALEKIKDVEGIELRGRADDLAGIVSFTMKSAHPHDIGTILDQDGIAIRTGHHCAQPVMDFMDIPATARASFGLYNTIEDVDRFIDGLHKVNRIFA
- a CDS encoding SUF system Fe-S cluster assembly protein — translated: MSFLDGFLNQQPKEEDGKKSSETNSGNRGEPISAEQKRNLQNLAAEKLREIYDPEIPVNIYELGLIYDIDVDDYADIVITMTLTSPHCPVAESMPGEVEYRVREIEGVGDVKVALVWEPPWDMSMMSEAARLEMGFM
- a CDS encoding patatin-like protein; translation: MKEKELRLALVCFGGVSLAIYIHGVSKEILKLARASKAIHVSADPNDITRNKYIYPNKNVTDIPDTELVYFDILKSFAPELDLRVIIDTIAGASAGGMNSVFLSRAIAHDLNFDHLRYHWLIEADVDNLKGEKKRASKLDKLITIPLINILSGKFLGKGNLSSKVKEKLPALLNIWDLKPPFDGEHLLKLVYNGLKAMGRVNYHSLLPRGHKLELFVTLTDFYGYKRPILLNDPPVITELEHRHTLKFSYFKKATADQDAFIESDFDDHDLPSLSFAARATSCFPGAFPPAQLRETERFFKKLDLPWENKDDFIKNNFKEYARAGVNPELTSFIDGSILNNKPFDKAISAIHDRPAFREVSRRIIYIDPNPEKLKAKATGAPPAMLNTLKGAMSDIPMNEPMHDDLQEIYNHNQKVITIKSVVESVKPSIQKLVYDVSPKKLKKTTTAKQLAEWRNLASARAVTEAGYSYEAYARLKIRSTVADITERLGDICDFAPGSKERRRIFSMFQCWILKDNLGESLLFGEHGSVQKTGLFQWTTSFIKRPKGLETLPTWVSFIINFDVNYQRRRLQFLIQDLNSQYSEYRDQVNELDDFKMSLYQILEELKLLGSLEKLNEKQISTIRNSILRITDFPFTDDMTCSRNLEHLDKHDQDVDNILQTVCQAINLDNIRKKTDKLVVGQLNKAWDDDFKNNLITSYLGFAFWDVITFSIMGSKSIGEFDEILVNRISPNDDLVLKSDPLEMPLKGTAMRSFGAFFSREDRENDYLWGRLNGAERLIDLLYRQATAEGVANKFNLTELKKRAFKTILEAEKEHLNTVPELFERLEARISAL
- a CDS encoding sterol desaturase family protein produces the protein MNFLVEHEQVIRVSVFLGILVLLSGLELLIPLAKRRLSRPNQWFTNLAIVLLDNLTLKILFPLLAAGVAKFADENGYGLFNIIYAPYWISFIISLIFLDLLIYTQHVMMHKVPLLWRFHRMHHTELGLDATSALRFHPIEIVISMLIKMGFILIMGIPVAAVILFEILLNGLAIFNHSNIKLPEIIERPLRRIIITPEVHWIHHSELSFETNSNYGFNLSLWDRIFPLILINQRRTIKN
- a CDS encoding DUF1674 domain-containing protein — protein: MTENKVVPKKTTENKSHNKEKSDPPAKELGGREGPDPVRYGDWENKGIASDF
- the rsmB gene encoding 16S rRNA (cytosine(967)-C(5))-methyltransferase RsmB translates to MTSDIKSRVAALNIIKKVLDEGATLEGAIDKFSNTFSARDRGFVRHITAMTIRRLGQLDKIINHCTKKKLGNTQMQVRHVLRLGIAQLLYSDVPAYAAVNSSVQLVEKCVSRKLHYLKNTVNAILRRVEQDREVLLKKFGNTRLNFPAWLLKSWDEQYGSAVVKNILSAVLSEAPLDISLKPNCDQNFWAAQLGGKVVPGGSIRIYKAGKITELPGYNEGHWWVQDMAARIPATLLGAHAGDKVLDLCAAPGGKTAQSAAMGAIVTAVDFSESRLERLKENFDRLTLQVDVVTSDVLTYNPLKKFDFILLDAPCSSTGTIRRHPEILHTRKQDDVSELANLQTKMLDHAASLLNKGGILIYSVCSMEKQEGPDQIKALLQRDSSLKRKEIVADELPGLEQAVLESGDVQTLPHYYEGGMDGFFVSRLIKT
- the rpe gene encoding ribulose-phosphate 3-epimerase; the encoded protein is MASNIKIAPSILSADFARLGQEVEVITEAGADYIHVDVMDGHFVPNITIGPDVVKAIRPHSNKIFDVHLMIEPVDPYINAFSDAGADIITIHAEATPHFHRTLQLIRSLGKKAGISLNPGTPVDMIENVMDLVDLILIMSVNPGFGGQKFIPSSLQKISKVRAMIEKEGRHIDLQVDGGINIETAQKVIDAGADVLVAGTATFTGGPEKYAENIRALRGN